In the Cellulomonas sp. C5510 genome, CGCCGACGAGGCCACCCGGCTGGCGGAGAGCGAGCGGCCCCGGCCGGTGTACGGCCTGACGTCCGGCCTGAAGAACCAGACCGTCGTCGAGGCGGTCAAGGTCGTGCTCACGTCGATGACCGACCGGGACCTGCCCGACCCCCTGCCGGACGACGTGCGCGGGTCGATGCCGGGCCTGCGCGAGGCGCTGCTCGGCGTGCACCGGCCGCAGGACGACGACGAGCTGAAGGCTGCGCTCGAGCGGCTGCGGTTCGAGGAGGCGTTCGTCCTCCAGGCGGAGCTCGCGCGGCGCAAGGCGCGGTTCGCCGCCCAGGCCGCCGTGGCGCGTCCACGGCGGGCCGGCGGCCTGCTGGACGCGTTCGACGCCCGGCTGCCGTTCGCTCTCACCGCGGGCCAGCGCGAGACGGGGGAGGAGATCGCCCGGCAGCTCGCCGGCGGCAGTCCGATGCAGCGCCTGCTGCAGGGCGAGGTCGGCTCCGGCAAGACGGTGGTCGCCGCCCGGGCGATGCTCCAGGTGATCGACGCCGGCGGTCAGGCGGCGCTGCTGGCACCGACCGAGGTGCTGGCCGCCCAGCACGCCCGGACGCTCCAGGCGCTGCTCGGCGACCTCGCGGAGGGCGGCATGCTCGGCGGCGCCGACGGCGCGACCCGGGTCGCGCTGCTGACCGGCTCGCAGGGATCGGCGGCGCGTCGGCGAGCGCTCGCGGACATCGCCGGCGGGGCGGCCGGGATCGTGGTCGGCACGCACGCGCTGCTGTCCGAGCACGTGCAGTTCGCCGAGCTCGGCCTGGTCGTCGTGGACGAGCAGCACCGGTTCGGGGTGGAGCAGCGCGACGTGCTCCGCGCCAAGGCCGGTGGCGTGCCGCACCTGCTCGTGATGACCGCCACGCCCATCCCGCGCACGGTCGCGATGACGGTGTTCGGGGACCTCGAGACGTCGACGCTCCGCGAGGTGCCGGCGGGTCGCGCGGAGGTCGTCACGCACCTGGTCCCGGCCGCGCGGCCGGCCTGGCTGGAGCGCGTGTGGCAGCGGGTGCGGGAGGAGGTCGAGCGCGGCGGGCGGGCGTACGTGGTGTGCGCGCGCATCGACGGGGACGCGAAGCGCGAGGACGTCGACGGCGCGGACCTCGTGACGGACCTGCCGCCGGACGGCCCCGGGGACGACGCCCCCGCGCAGCGGCCGCTGCGGGCCGTCACCGAGGTCGCCGCCGAGCTGCGCGCCGCACCGGCGCTGCACGGCGTCCGGGTCGGCGAGCTGCACGGCCGGATGAGCCCCGAGGACAAGGACCGCGCGCTCGCGGACTTCGCCTCGGGCGCGGTGCCGGTGCTCGTCTCCACGACGGTGATCGAGGTCGGCGTGGACGTTCCCGACGCGACGGTCATGGTGGTGCTCGACGCCGACAGGTTCGGGATCTCGCAGCTCCACCAGCTCCGCGGGCGCATCGGGCGGGGGAGCCGGCCCGGGGTGTGCCTGCTGGTGGCGGACGTGGCCGAGGGCACGCCGGCCGCTGCGCGGCTCGGGCGGCTCGAGGCGACGAGGGACGGCTTCGAGCTCGCGGACGCCGACCTGGAGCTGCGCCGGGAGGGCGACGTGCTG is a window encoding:
- a CDS encoding ATP-dependent DNA helicase RecG, translated to MTAPHDAVVRPLPYLEQDLGRVVPGVAKKLAKLDVLTVGDLLRHYPRRYHRWGHPTSIGELRVGEHVTVDAEVEQATMRTMRSRGGVILEAVVRNGRDRLHLTWFAKHQGALRRFEQELRPGALGLFSGTVKDYRGQMQLLHPEYELRETDDDADEATRLAESERPRPVYGLTSGLKNQTVVEAVKVVLTSMTDRDLPDPLPDDVRGSMPGLREALLGVHRPQDDDELKAALERLRFEEAFVLQAELARRKARFAAQAAVARPRRAGGLLDAFDARLPFALTAGQRETGEEIARQLAGGSPMQRLLQGEVGSGKTVVAARAMLQVIDAGGQAALLAPTEVLAAQHARTLQALLGDLAEGGMLGGADGATRVALLTGSQGSAARRRALADIAGGAAGIVVGTHALLSEHVQFAELGLVVVDEQHRFGVEQRDVLRAKAGGVPHLLVMTATPIPRTVAMTVFGDLETSTLREVPAGRAEVVTHLVPAARPAWLERVWQRVREEVERGGRAYVVCARIDGDAKREDVDGADLVTDLPPDGPGDDAPAQRPLRAVTEVAAELRAAPALHGVRVGELHGRMSPEDKDRALADFASGAVPVLVSTTVIEVGVDVPDATVMVVLDADRFGISQLHQLRGRIGRGSRPGVCLLVADVAEGTPAAARLGRLEATRDGFELADADLELRREGDVLGAAQSGRGSSLRLLQVTRHADVIERARVAARGLVEADPELAGHPALAAAIQGVLAGEREEFLDRT